One genomic segment of Scophthalmus maximus strain ysfricsl-2021 chromosome 3, ASM2237912v1, whole genome shotgun sequence includes these proteins:
- the nppb gene encoding natriuretic peptides B gives MHLSLIPLCGLLLILNLQQSSTYPVSTGLSDTDMDILKVLLHRLQESVSEQTEVDQRVPAEQDGLDSLHVEGVGADGWQPQSGLDEAAIREYFSAKNLKNVRNDSSRRSSGCFGRRMDRIGSMSSLGCNTVGRSSK, from the exons ATGCATTTGTCTCTGATTCCCCTCTGCGGTCTCCTCCTCATCTTAAACCTGCAGCAGTCCAGCACATATCCCGTCAGCACGGGCTTGTCTGACACTGACATGGACATCTTGAAG GTGCTGCTCCACAGACTACAGGAGTCCGTTTCCGAGCAGACTGAGGTGGACCAGAGAGTGCCTGCAGAGCAGGATGGCCTGGACAGTCTGCATGTAGAGGGGGTGGGAGCAGATGGATGGCAACCCCAAAGTGGACTGGATGAGGCAGCGATTAGGGAATATTTCTCAGCCAAGAACCTGAAGAACGTCCGCAACGACTCGTCCAGGAGATCCTCTGGCTGCTTTGGTCGACGGATGGACAGAATAGGCTCCATGAGCTCTCTGGGGTGCAACACTGTTGGCAGAA GTTCAAAGTAA
- the nppa gene encoding natriuretic peptides A: MRPAVLSSLLALLCQYALVNSHILGRASSTSDLAQLKSLLERFEETLAEAAQEEDSEANYEATNQESERSQARPGWNLDQDGDQEPLKLERFQPPAEGHSKPTSPRSRLQDLLMTTRKRASSCFGARMDRIGNASGLGCNSGRG, encoded by the exons ATGAGGCCTGCGGTCCTGTCGAGCCTGCTGGCCCTACTGTGTCAGTACGCACTGGTTAACAGCCACATATTGGGAAGGGCCTCTTCGACCAGTGACCTTGCTCAGCTCAAG tCTTTACTGGAGCGCTTTGAGGAGACTCTGGCTGAAGCAGCCCAGGAGGAGGACTCTGAGGCGAATTATGAAGCGACGAACCAAGAGTCTGAGCGCAGCCAGGCCAGGCCAGGATGGAACCTGGACCAGGACGGGGACCAGGAACCTCTGAAATTAGAAAGATTTCaaccaccagcagagggccACAGCAAGCCCACGAGTCCGAGGAGTCGTCTGCAGGACCTGCTGATGACCACCAGGAAACGGGCCTCCAGCTGCTTTGGCGCCAGAATGGATCGAATAGGAAACGCCAGCGGCCTGGGATGCAACAGTGGAAGAG GATAG